The Streptomyces sp. NBC_01363 region CCACCAGGGGACGCGCAACGGCGCGAAGAGGCGGGCGGCCTCGTCCGGCGGGGGCGGATCCCAGGGACCCCACGGAGTCTCCGTACGCATGGCCGCAGGCCCCCTTACCCTCTCCGGCACCGCCCGCCCTCCGGCACCGCCCGCCGTGGGGTCAGTCCGTCTTCAGCAGATGCCGGTAGCTGTCCGGATGCTCCCTCAGGAAGGTGGCCAGACTCGTCGCCGGATGGCCGGTGAGGTCCGGCACGGCGTCCGAGACCGTGGCCATCTCGCCGGTGGCGATGGCCTCGTAGGACGTCACCCAGCCGGCCACCTCCCAGTCCTCGGCACCGTACTGCGCCCGGGAGGCGTAGGCCTCCTCACGGGTCTCCGCCACGTAGGTGATGGTCCGGCCGGTGACCCTGCCGAGCTCCTCGGCAGCCTCGGCGAGGGTGAATGCCTCGGGGCCCGTCAGGTCGTAGGTGATCCCGTCGTAGCGGGTGTCGGCACTCTCGGTGTCGGCCAGCAGGACGGTGATCGCGACGTCCGCGATGTCGTCGTGCGCCACCGCCGCCACCCGACCGTCGCCACCGGGGCCGCGCAGCACCCCGTCGGCGCCGGTCATCGCCGGGATCCCGGCGAGATACAGGCTGTCGCGGAGAAAGGTGTAGCGGACATCGGCGGCTCGGATGTGCGCCTCGGTGTGCCAGTGGTCCCGGGCGAAGGTGAACGTGGCGTCGGGTGCCGCGCCCAGGAAGGAGACGTACACGATGCGTTCGACGCCCACGGCGACCGCCGCGTCCACGG contains the following coding sequences:
- a CDS encoding NAD(P)H-binding protein; the protein is MNNPPPTGPENPGSPIVAVTGASGAVGGRVARRLARAGVPVRLLGRDPSRLPELPGAVAAPPAPYGDGEAMRRALAGAHTLFLVSAHESPDRVREHTTAVDAAVAVGVERIVYVSFLGAAPDATFTFARDHWHTEAHIRAADVRYTFLRDSLYLAGIPAMTGADGVLRGPGGDGRVAAVAHDDIADVAITVLLADTESADTRYDGITYDLTGPEAFTLAEAAEELGRVTGRTITYVAETREEAYASRAQYGAEDWEVAGWVTSYEAIATGEMATVSDAVPDLTGHPATSLATFLREHPDSYRHLLKTD